The proteins below come from a single Nostoc sp. KVJ3 genomic window:
- a CDS encoding histidine kinase dimerization/phospho-acceptor domain-containing protein — MLSKFQPVKSLNRLVGKVYAKMPLRYVLIVPFILQIFGAVGLVGYLSYQNGQQAVKELANQLESEICDRIEQHLDDYLTNPKQINQINLDAIELGLLNLSDFQTTGNYFWKQMQVFDVGYNSFANPKGEFIGIERLNNGKLLINEVSEKHGIGKLFIYNSDDKGNRRQLQQVKNYDPRVEAWYSDAVKVGKPVWSQIYQWEDKPEVLSISSSYPIYDQTHKLVGVISVDLILSQISKFLADLNTKRSGKTFILERSGLIVASSTEPPYTIINGQTKRRSALDSQNYVTQLTTQSLINRFGNLRFVVGKQQLSFTADGMRYFVQVKSWRDELGLDWLIVAVIPEGEFMQEIDANTRITILLCIIAFLVAARIGILTARWVIKPILQLNTSAKKIAQGEWEQIPEIKRSDELGELAKSFETMAKQLQASFSVLSAKNAQMQVLNEALSDSESRLTQFLEAIPVGVFIIDAEGEPYYTNQIGQQILGQGAIAEVSTERLSEVYQAYLAGTDQLYPSDRLPILRALLGESTRVDDMEVRRCNQIIPIEVLGKPIYDESGNLAFAIATFFDITQHKQAEKLLAEYNRTLEAQVKKRTDEFQQVIQELQTTQEQLIQSQKIAAQEQQAAVREAARSAAANLAKSEFLANMSHELRTPLNAILGFTQIMSRDYSLSGEHQENLTIINRAGEHLLNLINDILEMSKIEAGRITLNLSSFDLIHLLKNLEEMLRLRATSKNLELLFEYPQDIPQYIETDENKLCQVLLNLLGNAIKFTDMGRVTLRVRLGTGEQGEQGSRGSRGSRGSRGSRGSRGSRGSRGRRGSRGSRGRRGSKIFLIPLISFSRYKTLVAALLPKKLTCCLRLLSKLKSVENLNKGRDWV; from the coding sequence ATGTTATCTAAATTTCAGCCCGTCAAATCTCTTAATCGCTTAGTTGGCAAAGTTTATGCCAAGATGCCTCTGAGGTATGTTCTGATTGTGCCCTTCATATTGCAAATTTTTGGGGCTGTAGGACTTGTGGGTTATCTTTCATATCAAAACGGACAACAAGCGGTAAAAGAGCTTGCTAATCAATTAGAAAGTGAAATCTGCGATCGCATTGAACAGCATCTTGATGACTATTTAACAAACCCGAAACAAATCAATCAAATCAACTTAGATGCAATTGAGCTAGGTTTGCTAAACCTTTCCGACTTTCAAACCACCGGAAATTACTTTTGGAAACAAATGCAGGTTTTCGATGTTGGCTACAACAGCTTTGCCAATCCCAAAGGGGAATTTATCGGTATTGAACGTCTCAATAATGGCAAGCTGTTAATTAACGAAGTTAGTGAAAAGCATGGCATCGGGAAACTTTTTATTTATAATTCAGACGATAAGGGAAATCGCCGCCAGTTGCAGCAAGTCAAAAATTACGATCCTCGTGTAGAAGCGTGGTATTCAGATGCAGTCAAAGTAGGCAAACCCGTCTGGAGTCAAATTTACCAATGGGAAGATAAACCAGAAGTTTTATCTATATCTTCCAGCTATCCTATTTACGATCAAACTCACAAACTTGTTGGGGTAATTAGTGTTGATTTAATCTTGTCACAAATCAGCAAATTTTTAGCTGATTTAAATACCAAACGGTCGGGTAAAACTTTTATTTTAGAGCGTTCCGGGTTAATCGTGGCTTCTTCTACTGAGCCACCATATACCATTATTAATGGTCAAACAAAACGTCGATCAGCATTAGATAGTCAAAATTATGTAACTCAACTCACAACCCAGTCTTTGATCAACCGCTTTGGTAATCTTAGATTTGTTGTGGGTAAGCAACAGCTAAGTTTTACCGCCGATGGAATGCGTTATTTTGTGCAGGTAAAAAGCTGGAGGGACGAACTAGGTTTAGATTGGCTAATTGTGGCGGTAATTCCCGAAGGCGAATTTATGCAAGAAATTGATGCTAACACCCGCATCACCATTTTGCTGTGCATAATTGCTTTTTTAGTGGCTGCAAGAATTGGGATTTTGACTGCTCGCTGGGTAATTAAGCCGATTCTACAATTAAACACATCAGCTAAGAAAATTGCTCAAGGTGAATGGGAGCAAATACCAGAAATCAAGCGCTCCGATGAACTGGGGGAACTAGCCAAGTCATTTGAAACTATGGCAAAGCAACTCCAAGCATCCTTTAGTGTATTGTCAGCGAAAAATGCTCAAATGCAAGTCTTAAATGAAGCGCTATCTGACAGTGAGAGTCGGCTGACTCAATTTTTAGAAGCCATACCAGTGGGTGTATTCATTATAGATGCTGAAGGTGAACCTTATTATACAAATCAAATTGGACAGCAAATTCTTGGTCAAGGAGCGATCGCAGAAGTTAGCACCGAACGATTGTCAGAGGTATATCAAGCTTACCTTGCCGGAACAGATCAACTTTACCCCAGCGATCGCCTACCGATTTTGAGAGCGTTACTTGGGGAAAGCACCAGGGTTGATGATATGGAAGTTCGCCGTTGTAACCAGATTATTCCGATTGAAGTTTTGGGTAAGCCAATCTATGATGAATCGGGGAATCTGGCTTTTGCGATCGCCACATTTTTTGATATCACTCAACACAAACAAGCAGAAAAGTTATTAGCAGAATATAATCGCACCTTAGAAGCTCAAGTCAAAAAACGGACTGATGAGTTTCAGCAAGTGATTCAAGAACTCCAAACCACCCAAGAACAACTGATTCAATCGCAAAAAATTGCCGCACAGGAACAACAAGCAGCCGTTCGGGAAGCAGCACGAAGCGCCGCCGCCAACCTCGCCAAAAGTGAATTTCTCGCTAACATGAGCCACGAACTGCGTACCCCACTCAATGCCATTCTTGGGTTCACCCAAATCATGAGCCGAGATTATTCACTATCTGGCGAACATCAAGAAAACTTGACAATTATTAATCGTGCTGGCGAACATCTACTCAACTTAATTAACGACATTCTCGAAATGTCCAAAATTGAAGCCGGTAGAATCACATTAAATCTCAGTAGCTTTGACTTAATTCATCTCTTGAAGAACTTGGAAGAGATGTTGCGCTTGCGGGCTACATCTAAAAATTTAGAATTACTGTTTGAATATCCACAAGATATTCCTCAGTACATAGAAACGGATGAAAATAAACTGTGTCAAGTCTTGCTCAACCTTTTGGGAAATGCCATCAAATTTACTGATATGGGGAGGGTGACGCTACGGGTGAGATTGGGGACTGGGGAGCAGGGGGAGCAGGGGAGCAGGGGGAGCAGGGGGAGCAGGGGGAGCAGGGGAAGCAGGGGAAGCAGGGGAAGCAGGGGGAGCAGGGGGAGACGAGGGAGCAGGGGAAGCAGGGGGAGACGAGGGAGCAAAATCTTCCTCATCCCCCTCATCTCTTTTTCGAGGTACAAGACACTGGTTGCGGCATTGCTCCCCAAGAAATTGACTTGCTGTTTGAGGCTTTTGAGCAAACTGAAATCGGTAGAAAATCTCAACAAGGGACGGGACTGGGTTTAG
- a CDS encoding MOSC domain-containing protein encodes MPYLAKILLYPVKSLDGIEVENARVLPSGALEYDREFAIFDERGKFVNGKRHAKIHLLRAQFELFNRNILLQIPGGDSQQIFHLDEERQALETTLSDFFGFAVILKQNSLMGFPDDTNSLGPTVISTATLTEVASWFPNLSVGEMRRRMRANIEIGGVPAFWEDQLFTEQGNLLSFRVGDVDFLGVNPCQRCIVPTRDSYLGEAYPNFQKIFATQRQATLPNWVASSPFNHFYRLSVNTQLPPSSAGKILQIGDEIEILLK; translated from the coding sequence ATCCCTTACCTAGCCAAGATTTTACTCTATCCAGTTAAATCACTCGATGGTATTGAAGTTGAGAATGCTAGAGTTCTTCCTAGTGGCGCACTAGAGTATGACCGCGAGTTTGCTATCTTTGACGAAAGAGGTAAATTTGTCAATGGTAAGCGTCATGCTAAAATCCATTTACTAAGAGCGCAATTTGAACTCTTCAATAGAAATATCTTGCTACAAATTCCAGGTGGTGACTCTCAACAAATTTTTCATCTGGATGAAGAACGGCAAGCCTTAGAAACAACTTTGAGTGATTTTTTTGGGTTTGCTGTCATATTGAAGCAAAACTCTCTGATGGGCTTTCCTGACGACACAAACTCACTTGGCCCAACGGTAATTAGTACAGCAACATTGACAGAAGTAGCTTCTTGGTTTCCCAACTTAAGTGTAGGTGAAATGCGCCGTCGAATGCGTGCCAACATTGAGATTGGTGGTGTACCAGCATTTTGGGAAGATCAATTATTTACTGAACAAGGTAATTTATTGTCCTTTCGAGTCGGAGATGTGGACTTTCTTGGGGTTAATCCATGCCAGCGTTGTATAGTCCCAACCCGCGATTCTTACTTAGGGGAAGCTTATCCAAACTTTCAAAAAATCTTTGCAACCCAAAGACAAGCAACCTTGCCAAATTGGGTTGCTTCATCACCTTTTAATCACTTTTACAGATTAAGCGTTAATACGCAATTACCCCCATCGTCAGCCGGAAAAATTTTACAAATCGGCGATGAGATTGAAATACTTCTAAAATAA
- a CDS encoding dihydroorotase encodes MSLQNLLIRRARIVLPNGELMIGDVLTRDRQIVEVAPEISQTAVVTEVDAEGLTLLPGVIDPQVHFREPGLEHKEDLFTASCACAKGGVTSFLEMPNTRPLTTTQQALDDKLERASQKSLVNYGFFIGATAENLPDLLLAKPTPGIKIFMGSMHGQLLVDGETALEIIFAKGDRLIAVHAEDQARINQRRQEFANIHDPAVHSQIQDNQAALLATQLALKLSQKYHRRLHILHMSTAEEADLLRQDKPSWVTAEVTPQHLLLNTSAYEQIGTLAQMNPPLRSPHDNEVLWQALRDGVIDFIATDHAPHTLEEKAQEYPNSPSGMPGVETSLALMLTAAMEGQCTVAQVVNWMSKNVAVAYGIPNKGAIAPGYDADLVLVDLNTYRPVRREELLTKCHWSPFEGWNLTGWANTTIVGGKIVYEKGQVNTQVRGQALTFL; translated from the coding sequence ATGTCTCTACAAAATTTACTGATTCGCCGCGCTCGCATAGTCTTACCCAATGGTGAACTGATGATTGGGGATGTGTTGACGCGCGATCGCCAAATAGTCGAAGTTGCACCAGAAATCTCCCAAACAGCAGTAGTCACTGAAGTTGACGCAGAAGGGTTAACTTTGTTGCCGGGAGTGATCGATCCGCAGGTACATTTCCGGGAACCTGGACTAGAACATAAGGAAGATTTATTCACCGCCAGTTGTGCCTGTGCTAAAGGCGGAGTAACTTCTTTTTTAGAAATGCCCAATACGCGCCCCCTAACAACGACACAGCAAGCTTTAGACGACAAGTTAGAACGGGCCTCACAAAAGTCCTTGGTTAATTATGGCTTTTTTATTGGGGCAACAGCAGAGAATCTCCCTGATTTACTTTTGGCCAAGCCAACACCGGGGATTAAGATTTTTATGGGGTCGATGCATGGTCAATTGCTGGTTGATGGTGAAACAGCATTGGAGATTATATTTGCTAAGGGCGATCGCTTGATTGCTGTTCATGCCGAAGACCAAGCTAGAATCAACCAACGTCGCCAAGAATTTGCCAACATTCACGATCCAGCTGTTCACTCGCAAATTCAAGATAATCAAGCGGCTTTGTTGGCAACCCAACTGGCATTGAAACTTTCGCAAAAATATCACCGTCGTTTGCATATTCTCCACATGTCAACTGCTGAAGAAGCAGATTTGCTGCGTCAGGATAAACCTAGTTGGGTGACAGCAGAGGTAACGCCACAGCATTTGTTGTTGAACACCAGTGCTTATGAGCAGATTGGTACTTTAGCACAGATGAATCCACCTTTGCGATCGCCCCACGATAACGAAGTTCTTTGGCAAGCTTTGCGAGATGGCGTGATTGATTTCATTGCTACAGATCACGCACCCCACACCTTAGAAGAAAAAGCTCAAGAATACCCCAATAGCCCTTCGGGAATGCCTGGGGTGGAAACTTCCCTCGCTTTGATGTTAACTGCGGCGATGGAGGGACAATGTACTGTTGCCCAAGTTGTGAACTGGATGTCTAAGAATGTAGCTGTAGCTTATGGTATTCCCAATAAAGGAGCGATCGCACCTGGTTATGATGCTGATTTAGTACTTGTAGATTTAAACACATACCGTCCAGTCCGGCGCGAAGAACTTTTAACCAAGTGCCATTGGAGTCCCTTTGAAGGCTGGAACCTAACTGGCTGGGCTAATACTACCATTGTCGGTGGTAAAATAGTTTATGAAAAAGGCCAGGTAAATACCCAAGTGCGGGGTCAAGCTTTAACTTTCTTATAG
- the tsaE gene encoding tRNA (adenosine(37)-N6)-threonylcarbamoyltransferase complex ATPase subunit type 1 TsaE: MKIFLADTEATLRLGITLGESLTPGSVILLQGDLGAGKTTLVQGIGKGLGITEPIVSPTFTLINEYTEGRLPLYHLDLYRLEPQEVAALNLESYWQGVEVILGIVAVEWAERLPYKPDSYLSVSLTYGDEGTRQVELIPFNCVLSEVIAAI, translated from the coding sequence ATGAAAATTTTTCTTGCAGATACAGAGGCGACGCTACGCTTAGGTATTACTCTTGGTGAATCCCTGACTCCTGGCAGTGTAATTTTACTACAAGGTGATTTAGGCGCTGGTAAAACTACCCTAGTTCAAGGGATTGGCAAGGGTTTGGGAATCACTGAACCTATTGTCAGTCCAACTTTCACTCTAATTAATGAATACACAGAAGGACGGCTCCCACTTTACCACCTAGATTTATATCGCTTAGAACCACAAGAAGTTGCAGCCTTAAATTTAGAAAGTTACTGGCAAGGTGTTGAAGTCATACTAGGAATTGTGGCCGTTGAATGGGCAGAACGATTGCCCTACAAGCCAGATAGTTATCTAAGTGTGAGTTTGACTTATGGAGATGAAGGCACTCGTCAAGTCGAACTCATACCATTCAATTGTGTCCTTAGTGAAGTCATTGCTGCTATCTAA
- a CDS encoding patatin-like phospholipase family protein — translation MSFKILALDGGGIRGVVAARILQQVEQEIRSQGKANFLHEYFDLIAGTSTGSILAGGIAVGMESNELIEMYKDRGKDIFPLDIKERYKNLPSIIRSILDVFSVSRYSHDGLISVLKDAYKSTRIKDIDKPILLILAYDTLYRNTTFFTNCHPDLGDRWYDDCYLWEICTASASAPTFFPPYKLEPLDKQKFGDWEFPHIDGGVSANNPSLAALSLAMRLSQSSVSPIIKQKYKLDNLRLEDISILSIGTGQTGEPYQYKQISTWRGLDWVKNLTNIFMEPTSEIGSTICRQIMGGYDSKRYLRLQFDLNETFKPKPKETYKDPRIVLPPEDRKNRFTGERVSEEIDNASADILQQLIDTTSAFIDRGLTYYTRDDSGSQIKKAIASFIRYN, via the coding sequence ATGTCCTTCAAAATTTTAGCTTTAGATGGTGGCGGTATTCGTGGAGTTGTTGCGGCACGAATACTTCAACAAGTAGAACAAGAAATTAGAAGTCAGGGCAAAGCAAACTTCTTGCACGAATACTTCGATCTAATTGCTGGCACTTCTACCGGTTCAATATTAGCAGGAGGGATTGCTGTTGGAATGGAGAGTAATGAACTAATTGAAATGTATAAAGACCGGGGTAAAGATATATTCCCCTTAGATATAAAAGAACGCTATAAAAACTTGCCGTCTATTATAAGATCGATCCTTGATGTATTCTCAGTATCTAGATATTCTCATGATGGACTGATTAGCGTCCTCAAAGATGCGTATAAATCCACAAGAATAAAGGATATTGATAAACCCATTCTCTTAATTCTTGCTTACGATACGTTATATCGCAATACAACCTTTTTTACAAATTGTCATCCTGATTTAGGAGACAGATGGTACGATGACTGTTATTTATGGGAGATATGTACCGCTTCTGCTTCCGCTCCTACTTTTTTTCCTCCATATAAATTAGAACCTCTAGATAAACAAAAATTTGGTGATTGGGAATTTCCCCATATTGATGGCGGAGTTTCTGCGAACAATCCGTCTCTTGCAGCTTTGAGTCTAGCTATGAGGCTCAGTCAGTCTTCAGTATCTCCAATAATCAAGCAAAAATATAAACTGGATAATCTGCGATTAGAAGATATTTCTATCCTTTCTATTGGCACAGGTCAAACTGGTGAACCATACCAATATAAGCAAATCAGTACATGGAGAGGCTTAGACTGGGTAAAAAATCTGACTAATATTTTTATGGAACCGACATCTGAGATTGGTAGTACGATTTGCCGACAAATCATGGGTGGATATGATTCAAAACGTTACTTACGTCTTCAGTTTGACTTGAATGAGACATTTAAACCCAAGCCCAAAGAGACTTATAAAGATCCTCGCATTGTATTACCCCCAGAAGATCGAAAAAACCGATTTACAGGCGAAAGAGTCAGTGAAGAAATAGATAATGCTAGTGCTGATATTCTTCAGCAGTTAATAGATACCACCTCTGCATTTATCGATCGAGGTCTTACGTACTATACCAGAGATGACTCTGGTTCTCAGATCAAAAAGGCGATCGCTTCTTTCATTAGATATAACTAG
- a CDS encoding gluconeogenesis factor YvcK family protein: MSIGFLRQALNALQKQSRSRTSHRVNQWFKWLSPGLSVKRWLLISLGGVLLASLGLAIWIKLTPIFWMIELVRNFLGVITNLLPNYVSGPLVLLGGLLLVLWGQTRTVGSITKVLRAEGGEELIDILLAHRRLYRGPKIVVIGGGTGLSTLLRGLKTYSANITAIVTVADDGGSSGRLRQEFGVLPPGDIRNCLAALADEEKLLTELFQYRFRAGDGLIGHSFGNLFLTAMSDITGDLEQAVAASSKVLAVRGQVLPATLSDVRLWAELADGRRIDGESSIPKAGGKIVKIGCIPANPPAVPAAIKALKEADYIIIGPGSLYTSLIPNLLVPEIADAIAQTDVPRIYICNIMTQPGETEGYTVADHIRAIDAACGERRLFDAVLIHKKSPSEQSLIRYAQQNSHPVFLDREAVIQLGRRIVPANVLYEDETGFVRHNPQKLAQVLLRWYGRVHHVR, translated from the coding sequence ATGTCAATTGGTTTTCTGAGACAAGCCCTCAACGCCCTGCAAAAGCAGTCGCGCTCTCGAACTTCCCATCGGGTTAACCAGTGGTTCAAATGGTTATCCCCTGGACTATCCGTAAAACGTTGGTTGTTGATCAGTCTTGGGGGTGTACTGCTGGCTAGTTTGGGGTTAGCTATTTGGATTAAACTAACTCCCATCTTTTGGATGATTGAGTTGGTTAGGAATTTTCTGGGAGTAATCACTAACCTCTTACCCAACTATGTTAGTGGGCCTTTGGTGCTGCTTGGCGGCTTGTTGTTAGTACTTTGGGGGCAAACTCGTACTGTCGGCTCAATTACTAAGGTACTAAGAGCAGAAGGTGGAGAAGAACTCATTGATATCTTGCTGGCTCATCGTCGATTATACCGAGGCCCGAAAATAGTAGTAATTGGTGGTGGTACGGGACTCTCTACGTTGTTGAGAGGACTAAAAACCTACAGCGCTAATATTACTGCGATTGTCACTGTAGCTGATGACGGTGGATCTTCTGGGCGGTTGCGTCAAGAATTTGGAGTGCTACCACCAGGGGATATTCGCAATTGTTTGGCTGCACTAGCTGATGAGGAAAAGTTATTAACAGAATTGTTTCAATACCGTTTTCGGGCTGGAGATGGCTTAATCGGTCATAGTTTTGGCAATTTGTTTTTAACGGCAATGAGTGATATTACTGGAGATTTAGAACAAGCAGTTGCAGCTAGTTCCAAAGTGCTAGCGGTACGGGGACAAGTACTACCAGCAACTCTCAGTGATGTTCGTCTCTGGGCAGAATTAGCCGATGGTCGCCGCATTGATGGGGAGTCTAGCATTCCCAAAGCTGGGGGGAAAATTGTCAAAATTGGCTGCATTCCAGCTAATCCTCCAGCTGTACCAGCAGCTATTAAGGCACTTAAAGAAGCTGATTACATAATTATTGGGCCAGGTAGCCTTTATACAAGTCTAATTCCTAATTTATTAGTACCAGAAATTGCCGATGCGATCGCTCAAACAGATGTACCCCGTATTTATATCTGCAATATAATGACTCAACCAGGAGAAACTGAAGGCTACACTGTTGCCGATCACATCAGAGCAATTGATGCTGCTTGTGGGGAAAGACGGCTATTTGATGCTGTGTTGATACACAAAAAATCCCCCTCGGAACAATCACTCATCCGCTACGCTCAACAAAACTCCCATCCTGTTTTCCTAGATAGAGAAGCTGTAATTCAGCTAGGACGACGGATTGTTCCAGCTAATGTTTTGTATGAAGATGAAACAGGTTTTGTCCGTCATAACCCGCAGAAACTAGCACAAGTGTTGTTGCGGTGGTACGGTAGAGTTCATCATGTTAGGTAG
- a CDS encoding EAL domain-containing protein, whose product MNYEHLDPNKKDILIVDDMADNLRVLSSILAREGYNVRKALNWQMALTATQTVLPDLILLDIMMPEVDGYEICQTFKAWELTADIPIIFISALDDVFDKVKAFRVGGVDYITKPFEFQEVLVRVKNQLALRSARLEVLKLNVELEHRVKERTGELEKALQKLQKEINSRQKLQSQLLDIALHDSLTGLPNRVLFIRRLENALNRAQQESNYQFAVLFLDCDRFKVINDSLGHLVGDELLIAIARRLQACLIPIDTLARLGGDEFGILLENITDINIAIQVAERILQQLSLAFKLSRYEVFMNASIGISWGNKDYDRPEYLLRDADTAMYRAKAQGRAKYHVFNPTMHQEAIQLLELENDLRRAVERQEFLVYYQPIISLTTGRISGFEALVRWQHPTRGLVSPTEFIPVAEETGLINVINTWVLQSACHQLSIWQHRPVTPEPLTISVNLSARLFLQPNFVEQIDRIIYENKINPEYLELEITESVIMENTNEIKIILEQLKQRKIKLIMDDFGTGYSSLSYLHSFPLNALKIDQSFVKRMQDNKENMGLVPAMIGIANSMGMSAIAEGVETQEQLAQLRSLNCNFAQGYLFSQPIELQLVLKLLATEPQW is encoded by the coding sequence ATGAATTACGAGCATTTAGACCCTAATAAAAAAGATATTTTGATCGTTGACGATATGGCGGATAACCTGCGGGTTTTATCCTCAATATTGGCAAGGGAAGGGTATAACGTTCGTAAAGCTTTGAACTGGCAAATGGCACTGACAGCGACTCAAACAGTGTTACCGGATTTGATTTTACTCGATATTATGATGCCAGAAGTAGATGGCTATGAAATTTGTCAGACCTTTAAAGCTTGGGAGTTAACAGCTGATATTCCGATAATTTTTATTAGTGCTTTAGATGATGTTTTTGACAAAGTTAAAGCTTTTCGGGTGGGTGGCGTAGACTACATTACCAAACCTTTTGAGTTTCAAGAAGTTTTAGTGCGCGTGAAAAATCAACTGGCATTGAGATCGGCGCGATTAGAAGTATTGAAACTAAATGTTGAACTTGAACATCGGGTAAAAGAGCGGACTGGAGAACTAGAAAAAGCTCTCCAAAAACTTCAAAAAGAAATCAACTCTCGGCAGAAATTGCAAAGTCAACTGCTCGATATAGCGCTGCATGATTCCCTGACGGGATTACCAAATCGAGTTTTGTTTATTAGGCGACTAGAAAACGCCCTAAATCGTGCCCAACAAGAATCTAATTATCAGTTTGCAGTCCTTTTTTTGGACTGCGATCGCTTCAAAGTGATCAATGATTCCCTTGGTCATTTGGTGGGAGATGAATTGCTGATAGCCATTGCGCGGCGCTTGCAAGCATGTCTCATCCCTATTGATACTCTAGCACGATTAGGCGGTGATGAATTTGGAATCCTCCTAGAAAATATTACAGATATTAACATAGCAATCCAAGTCGCAGAAAGGATTTTGCAACAGCTATCTCTTGCTTTTAAACTGTCAAGATATGAAGTATTTATGAATGCCAGCATTGGGATTAGTTGGGGTAATAAAGATTACGACCGTCCAGAATATTTGCTGCGAGATGCTGATACGGCAATGTATCGCGCTAAGGCCCAAGGAAGAGCTAAATATCACGTTTTCAATCCAACAATGCATCAGGAAGCTATTCAGCTTTTAGAGTTAGAAAATGACCTGCGAAGGGCTGTTGAAAGGCAAGAATTTCTCGTTTATTATCAGCCAATTATTTCCTTAACTACGGGTAGAATTTCTGGATTTGAAGCCTTGGTAAGGTGGCAACATCCAACTCGTGGTCTAGTTTCTCCCACAGAATTTATTCCTGTGGCAGAAGAAACAGGTTTGATTAATGTCATCAATACTTGGGTATTACAGTCAGCTTGTCATCAGCTAAGTATTTGGCAACATCGTCCAGTGACACCAGAACCTCTAACTATTAGCGTCAATTTGAGTGCCAGGTTATTTTTACAACCAAATTTTGTAGAACAAATTGACCGAATCATTTATGAAAATAAAATAAATCCTGAATATTTAGAATTGGAGATTACAGAGAGTGTAATTATGGAAAATACTAATGAAATTAAAATTATTCTTGAACAACTAAAACAACGAAAAATAAAATTGATTATGGATGACTTTGGTACAGGATATTCATCTTTGAGCTACCTGCATAGCTTTCCTTTAAATGCGCTCAAAATCGATCAATCTTTCGTCAAACGGATGCAGGATAACAAGGAGAATATGGGTTTAGTACCAGCAATGATTGGCATTGCCAACTCAATGGGGATGAGTGCGATCGCAGAAGGTGTAGAAACACAAGAACAGTTAGCTCAACTGAGAAGTTTAAATTGTAATTTTGCTCAAGGCTATCTGTTTTCTCAACCCATAGAACTA
- the lepB gene encoding signal peptidase I: protein MHNQVSDNNSSQQPDNSWIAELGRTIVLSIVLALGIRTFVAEARWIPSGSMEPTLHGTPNQWEADKIIVDKLKYKFANPQRGDIVVFSPTKELQKEQYQDAFIKRVIGLPGEKVQLKDGKVYIDNKPLPESNYLSSGQTTVIDVCQSGPQPPFLARPQTIPADSYLVLGDNRNNSYDGRCWGVVPRQNIIGRAVVRFWPLNHIGGIDKSPLYP from the coding sequence ATGCATAATCAAGTGTCTGATAACAACTCTAGTCAACAGCCCGATAATTCCTGGATCGCAGAACTAGGTAGAACAATTGTATTGAGTATTGTTCTAGCTCTGGGTATTCGTACCTTTGTTGCTGAAGCACGCTGGATTCCCTCCGGATCGATGGAACCAACTCTGCATGGTACGCCAAATCAGTGGGAGGCAGACAAAATCATTGTCGATAAGTTGAAATATAAATTTGCTAACCCGCAAAGGGGAGATATCGTAGTATTTTCACCTACTAAAGAGCTACAAAAAGAACAATATCAGGATGCTTTTATTAAAAGGGTAATTGGCTTACCTGGAGAAAAAGTACAACTTAAAGATGGGAAGGTCTATATTGACAATAAACCGCTACCAGAGTCTAATTATCTCAGTTCTGGGCAGACTACTGTAATTGATGTTTGCCAATCAGGGCCACAGCCACCTTTTTTAGCAAGACCCCAAACCATACCAGCCGATTCATACCTAGTACTAGGTGACAATCGTAATAATAGTTACGATGGCCGTTGCTGGGGTGTTGTCCCCCGCCAGAATATTATTGGACGGGCTGTAGTTCGCTTCTGGCCTCTAAATCATATTGGAGGTATAGATAAATCCCCACTATATCCATAA